A single region of the Zonotrichia albicollis isolate bZonAlb1 chromosome 16, bZonAlb1.hap1, whole genome shotgun sequence genome encodes:
- the MICALL2 gene encoding MICAL-like protein 2: MAAIQNLQLWCRQQCEGYRDVSITNMTTSFRDGLAFCAILHRHRPDLINFDSLRKENVYENNKLAFRVAEEELGIPALLDAEDMVALKVPDRLSILTYVSQYYNYFHGRSPIGGMAGIKRPSSESPEQHPGKKTAPEPPKPVPPKLPPAHPPARAKPKETSPVTTKRVLAESGNVPSSSCGVCGKHVHLVQRYLVDGKLYHRNCFRCRQCWNLLLPGSYKAGPEPGTFICTSHQQPDNVQISGLHSTGKQPDSAPAPAAARAFQKAAEPKKPEQVLKKPSQEGLTNSTKPSVSSSGSSGFKSVNTPWSSSAVNKSDDCKGAWLGNKSDPHEGSPAKPPWTSSTTKTQQARENFFRSLESSSNKSPETQKQVQSPQGPDRAAPARSTAEVSRATAGKDQARNHIIQALSATGTAPSRPGGLSSTGSSAPGSGKFSPPSYQSPAPKPQSSKTGCPAPKQEKITDPVPKSQAASKPAEPLHKPEPKGIKGSTNVADNKSESPEGWRSRLKPVANKDQDGSKKPADNCQVGAGSPAQKEPKPSPLVVPPAKQDSASSGGFTKKLLIPSSDLIRSCQNAKQDWKDPGGSAKKEEDGNQLKTSTATFKLPVPKSEGKPQVVSPTKLHPDYLPEEKIQEKVCAIEKQLDELELKGVDLEKQLRACEGDESEDALMVDWFKLIHEKQLLLRQESELMYKMKQQNLEEQQWNIEMELRRLMSKPEELKTPREKEQEKELLESYLNTVNDRNNIVDCLDEDRLREKEEDQMLADMIQRLDGSLESHEPERKKNKFRLSKIWKQKKQE; encoded by the exons ATGGCGGCCATCCAGAACCTGCAGCTGTGGTGCCGCCAGCAGTGCGAGGGCTACCGCGATGTCAGCATCACCAACATGACCACCTCGTTCCGCGACGGGCTCGCCTTCTGCGCCATCCTGCACCGACACCGCCCCGACCTCAT aAACTTCGACTccctcagaaaagaaaatgtgtaCGAGAACAACAAGCTG GCATTTCGggtggcagaggaggagctggggatcCCAGCCTTGCTGGATGCAGAGGATATGGTTGCTCTGAAGGTACCAGACAGGCTGAGCATCCTCACCTACGTTTCCCAGTATTATAACTACTTCCATGGACGGTCTCCTA TTGGAGGCATGGCTGGAATCAAGCGTCCTTCCTCTGAGTCTCCAGAGCAGCatcctggaaagaaaactgctccagagcctcccaAGCCAGTGCCACCAAAATTGCCTCCTGCCCACCCACCAGCCAGAGCCAAGCCAAAGGAAACCTCCCCAGTTACCACA AAAAGGGTCCTGGCAGAGAGTGGGaatgtgcccagcagcagctgtggggtcTGTGGGAAGCACGTGCACCTGGTGCAGCGCTACCTGGTCGATGGGAAGCTCTACCACAGGAACTGCTTCAG GTGCAGGCAGTGTTGGAACTTGCTTCTTCCTGGAAGCTACAAAGCTGGGCCCGAGCCCGGTACGTTCATCTGCACCAGCCACCAGCAGCCAGACAATGTCCAGATCTCTGGTCTCCACAGTACTGGTAAACAGCCTGAcagtgccccagcccctgctgctgccagggcgtTCCAGAAAGCAGCAGAACCCAAGAAACCAGAGCAGGTGTTGAAGAAACCCAGCCAGGAAGGCCTCACTAATTCAACCAAGCCATCTGTTTCATCTTCTGGAAGCTCTGGCTTCAAAAGTGTAAATACTCCATGGTCCTCCTCAGCTGTAAATAAATCAGATGACTGCAAAGGTGCCTGGTTGGGGAATAAATCAGATCCCCATGAAGGCAGCCCAGCAAAGCCTCCTTGGACATCCTCCACAACAAAAACACAGCAAGCACGAGAAAACTTTTTTCGCTCTTTGGAGTCCTCCAGCAATAAATCTCCTGAGACTCAAAAGCAAGTTCAGTCTCCTCAGGGCCCTGATAGAGCTGCCCCTGCCAGAAGCACTGCTGAGGTCAGTCGGGCGACTGCAGGGAAGGATCAGGCACGTAACCATATTATACAGGCTCTGTCTGCAACAGGCACTGCTCCAAGCAGGCCAGGAGGACTCAGTTCCACTGgctcctcagcccctggcag TGGCAAATTTTCTCCCCCCAGTTATCAGAGTCCAGCTCCAAAACCACAGTCCAGCAAAACAGGGTGCCCAGCACCAAAGCAGGAAAAGATCACagaccctgtgcccaagagccaggctgccagcaaacctgctgAGCCTTTGCACAAGCCAGAGCCAAAAGGCATCAAAG GAAGCACAAATGTTGCTGACAACAAGTCTGAGAGCCCAGAAGGGTGGAGATCTCGGTTGAAGCCTGTGGCCAACAA GGACCAAGATGGCTCTAAGAAACCTGCTGATAACTgccaggtgggagcagggagcccagcacagaaggagccaaagccaaGCCCATTAGTTGTCCCACCAGCAAAGCAGGACTCTG CTTCATCTGGTGGATTCACGAAGAAGTTGTTGATTCCCAGCTCAGATCTTATCAGGAGCTGTCAGAATGCAAAGCAAGATTGGAAAGATCCTGGAGGGTCTGCCAAGAAAGAGGAAGATGGCAACCAGTTGAAAACAAGCACTGCTACAT tTAAACTCCCTGTTCCAAAAAGCGAAGGAAAGCCTCAAGTGGTGTCCCCAACCAAG CTGCACCCAGACTACCTCCCTGAGGAGAAGATCCAGGAGAAGGTTTGTGCCATCGAGAAGCAGCTGGACGAGCTGGAATTGAAGGGAGTGGATCTGGAGAAGCAGCTGCGTGCCTGTGAGGGAG ATGAGTCTGAGGATGCCCTTATGGTGGATTGGTTCAAACTGATCCAtgagaagcagctgctgctcagacaGGAATCAGAGCTGATGTACAA GATGAAGCAGCAGaacctggaggagcagcagtggaaCATTGAGATGGAGCTGCGAAGGCTCATGAGCAAACCTG AGGAACTGAAGACTCCcagggagaaggagcaggagaaggagctgctggagtcGTACCTGAACACGGTCAATGACCGCAATAATATTGTGGATTGCCTGGATGAGGACAGGCTCAG agagaaagaggaagacCAGATGTTGGCAGACATGATACAGAGGTTGG ATGGATCTCTTGAGAGCCACGAGCCAGAGAGGAAGAAGAACAAGTTCCGCCTGTCCAAAATATGGAAGCAGAAAAAACAAGAATAA